In Mytilus edulis chromosome 8, xbMytEdul2.2, whole genome shotgun sequence, the genomic window ttaaaacaaataagtgtatttttcattctttttttagcAATATTACCATGGTTATTATTGAGGGATGCTATGTATTCAATAAATTCTCTAATATCATAAAAGACATGTTTCTGTAAGTACAGATCTTCTTTTCAGTAATTTGAATGTTGTTGATCTAAGTGAATTACATGTACCCAAACAATCTAGAGAAAGTTTGAAACACTGTTGTAAAGTtctgtttgttcttttgttttatcatgtttatttttttatattacagacAATGAATAAAGACGATGCAAAGACAGAATCATTCTAACTGTGATAGGTAGCATCTTTACAGCTCATAAAATACAactataaatacatttataatattgaattccATTTATGTGTGTACTGCTTTTGTTTATGAAGAGAACATATTTTTGAGGTTGCCAGTTTATAACAAGTGTATATGATTGTGTATTGTGAGTGAGCGGTACATCACATATAGTTTGTTGTATATCTATCACACATCATTGTTATTTCACATAAGGAAACATATGACATAGTAATACATTTCTGACAttgttacatattctgacatACATTGACATAGTAATAAATCTGTGACCTGGTGAACTAAATTTgacaaagttatttatttttaatagaacaaaagaaatatgaaaacctGACAAAAAACTTGCTAGTAATTTAGAGTGATCAGTTTGTTAGATAATCAAACCAATCGAATTCAAATAACCAGATGCCACTTAGTTTTGTTTGAAAAATGGTAGCAATATGGTAGCACAAGACATCCATGAATCTTTGATTTTAACTAAAAGCATAATTAAGGTTTTGCATAATTTAGAATctgaatattaaattattttttcaattactAGCTAGAatacattcttttttataaacctACATAAATAAGTTGGTATTTGGAATTGAATGAAAAAACAGTGGAACTGTATCTATCAGACACAATGATATAATTActtacattatttatatataagtatCTCTACAaactacatttttgttttttgacatTATATTAAAAAGATGATAGTAAAGGTAGAAGGTTTTTACTGTTTCACAAACATTTCATATTTCATTGTTGATTATgagttacatgtatttaaatgcACTGAAATGGTTTTGCATTTCTttgcaatatacatgatatatgcattaAAACTGTTGCTGTTACAATTTTCAATTTGTTCTCTATTTGTTTTATAGATTCATAAATCATAATATATATTTCACATCTTTTATAGTAAATGTGGATATTGTGATTATTCCTATTTTTGGTTGTGATAAATGGAGGGTATTTgtaattatcattttgttttttgagATAACAATATTTTCAATTCTCCGTCcagttcatatttaaaaaaaaaattattcttaaGAATGTATGCTAtgttaaaatcttgaaagattttgTACACATTTTATGTTGAAGTATAAATGGAAGTTGACTTTAGTTCCTTTGCAATATTTCTCTTCCTATTTTTGTCTCCCTTTTGTGTTAATGATGCAAAATTTCTATCAAGACTTGTCAGTATTAGATAACAATTTGCCCATATTTTCCCTTTCAAATGATAAGTTATACATTCATTTTTCTATAAGATTCCACAATAACAAGTAAGAAAGGCAAATATCTTTGTATATGCCAGAATAGACTTTGTGATCACACCCAGCCAATATTGATTGACCTATTTCAAATATTAGATTGTTTTTACGGACAAATTTAGAAAGCTAAAATGGTGAATGGTTTTAATTCCTTATGTCAACATACCTTCATTGTCCATAGTTGCCGTCCATTTTTAATATATCCCTGATCTGTGTTTACAATATTTTTCTTGTagtatgtatatattttgtatttattgtttgttGTTGTGCTTGTTTTTGTACTATTTCACATGAAGGGAATATTGCCATGTGTTTTGCTTATTTCTTTTAATGCTATACATTcatgtattatatacatgtaaagtgATTGCTTGATTTAAAAATTGCTAATGTTTTGATCCTTTCTTCAACTTTTTTCTATGTGTTCAGCAGAATATTTCTTAAAGGaatacaaaaatttcagaaaaaatatttataattgaaaTTGGAAAATGTCAAAGTAAAGGCAAGCTTGAAATGATGTCTCTATTGTATTTCTCCCAGTTACATATCTGAGTACTTTGCATTCAATGCAATGAATAATTCTaataataattcataaatttcTTAAACATGTTATTATGAAATGTGTAAAAAGATTTTAAATCACAGGTAaataataaaatcacaaaataaatacatatttgtttttattttaagtcCACCATCAGTGACATCAACTCATTCCCCAGCGGTTGTAAACACTTATTAAAGATACAAGGCGTATCATATCATTTACCAGACATGTGTCTCGTCTTAATAAACCACATCATTGGTACTTGAATCAAAAAGACCAAATGAAATATAAGTTGAAGATGCTTGCAAAACTGAAGGGTTTAGTTCAAGGAAGTAAGCTATATAGGTAAACGTAACAAAAcgttttcttatttcatttttaaagaaaaacacttaTTTAAATCTTTCGTTACAAATAAAGGAACAAGGAGGCAAAGAGAGAAGCACAGTTTGTTCCAATAGGAATGTCTTCTGATTGTTGAAAGCACATACAtaaaacatataacatgtataagttacAAGTATGTTGTTATCTAAATAAATCAAGAATATTAATAAGGTCCTTTTCAGAGGGTGTTTTAAAtgcaaatgaatatttttttacagtAATCTAATTTGAGATTTACACTTGCAAATGATTCCTTTGTAAATCATAAAtcagaggttcagctagctataaaaccaggtttaatcttcataagaaaatgcctagaCCAATTCAggaatgacagttgttatccatttgctTGATTTGTTTAagctttgattttgcaatttgattagggacttattGTCTTGAATTTTCCAAGGAGTGTATTGATATCAAATCATTCCCACTTTTTTTCACATACTTACACTCAAATTATTCCCGAAGTCAAGTAAAAGTACTGATACAGTACTTGTATGGTTGAtaactgtcatttttttttaaaaatatttaccttCAAAGGTGTGGGTAATAATTAAAATCACATCGCCTTAGATATCAATCTTAATTCACCACACTTAACATCTTGTAATTACATAATTGAATAGACACTTAATTACAACGCTCTTGACCTCAATAGGTCTCAAAATCGTTATATGTGGTGGAAGATACAAaggggatattcaaactcatacgtCCAAGATAAaattaatggtaccaattttcttgcatcagatgcgcatttcgacaatacatgtctcttcagtgatgctcgtggccaaaatatttaaaatccaaagcttatataaaagatgaagagctataacccaaaaggtccaaacagtatagccaaatccgtgaaaggaatcagagctttgcatgagggagatacatgacaatgtcatgacaattaaagaaagaaaagaaaaacgacaaaaaaatacaaaacacaacgtAGAAAGACAATAACACACGACTCCAACATACTATTTTAAACTATCTAATTGGGTCCATGTAAGCAGCAACCCTAAATCAACGAAAAAGATGATATGAAGGATAAACCCTACCTATATATTATTTTCGAACCTCGAAGTGTGAAAAAAAGTATAAGAGAAATCCGAACTccaatgtaaattaaaagaaggGCAAAGTCCCTAAAATCGGACAACATCAAACTTTATCAATAAACGGAACGAGTGAAAAGCAAATGGTATATTCTCTTCTTGATAAATGCATttccatcacgagttggttgaccgttatggaataaccgtatcacaaatgatatcggacatgttccttacgtcgtatctgcaatccccttccctttcctgaatgtgacctaccgaataagactatttaccggatttgttatcacataagcaacacgacgggtaccgcatgtggagcaggatctgcttacccttccggagcacctgagatcacccctagttttttggtggggttcgtgttgtttattctttagttttctatgttgtgtcgtgtgtgctgttgtttgtttgtctttttcatttttagccgtggcgttgtcagtttattttagatttatgagtttgactgtccctttggtatctttcgtccctctttcaaaagAAAATGGTGGCTTAAACCTGATTTAAAAGCGAACTTGTCTGACAGTTGAAAGGACTTAAAAATGATTAACACCAGTCAGTGATTAAGTGCTTTACGCTTCTTTGAGACTTTTCCCATTTAATTCCTTCTTGAAACACAACTAACTAGTAAATCAAATAATAATACTTATCTGGTACAATTTGGCATTTAGATGCACATACGTGATGATGAATTACAAGTGATCAATTGTGACTGCATGAAATTAATAAATTACGTTTAAATAAGTAACGTTTATTTGTGCTCAGTCTGAATTAGGCATACAGAATGACCTGTGTTTATGCACCAATTTAACTTCATCTGACATAAACACTTAgttacgtgttatagtgttctttgaTTTGTCTTTGTGACTTATTAACCTTCACTGCTTAGTCCATTTTTGGGGATAATCTTTTGGCATAGGTCGGTGCTTGTGGATCCAGTCAATGTGTTGTGTGTGCTGTGGTCGTGTTTTGTAttgttgtctttcatttttgcttatgtgctttgtctgtatAGAAAtgcgaagatgtggtatgggtgccaatgagatatgtcatttttcttttctttgttgacatgttaatttttttaatggtgattaagattataacacaattttggctgctgtacccctatttttgacatttttacctgttatattttttttaaaagacagaaTATGGAGAGCGAGAAGATAATAGGATGCATGGCAGTTGAATACCACAATACAAATTAACTAGATACAATGCCCcgttaaaaatacaaatacacaaATTTCAAAACGACACACAGTAAATGAGAAAAATTAGAAAAACGACCAAGAAAACATTTGTTAACTATAACAATGGTATAAAGCTCTATATCTAAATGAATTATGCTAGAAAGAAATCAACAAAGGAACCAATGAACTCTGCCATCACTTAATTGATCAGAATAACATAGTGTCTATTATACAGAACATAATAATCCTAATCCAATAAACAGTGTTAATAGTGTTACGATGGAATTTACCCCTCTGATTCACACCATTGATAAATATATCGGATACTAATAGATTTTTAAAAGAGGTTAATGACTTGATTAAGGTTAAACTATAGGTTGTATTTAATGGGAATTTAATGATCAGTATAATAAGTACTTTTATTTATTGGAATTCATGAAATGCAGTTTTACTACTTTGTATGTTTGTAAATTATGATGTTTTGTCTAGTACGTGGTCTATCTTGATTgccaaaagagaaaaaaaagtaatatagCAAAAGTACTGAACGCCGAGTAaaattcaatacggaaagtctttaatcaaattgcaaaagtccaaagacatcaaacgaatggataacaactgtagcATTCGTGccttggttcaggcattttcttttgtagaaaaaattACTATTAACTATAACACATTTTGTGTTGGCGTCTTTGTTAGATTTCTTTGtaagtttgtttgaattttttagaCAGTTGTGATGAATTGTTACACAAATGTGCTGCTGAGACCTAATTATTGTCACACTAACCTATCATGACTGTTTGTTAATATAACGGAACTGTAGACAACTGACATACAAGTGGGAGGGTAAGTGGTTCAGATTATTACACTGTtcactgctgtacccctatttgtgacattcgTACGTTTTATATCTGttcgttttgttcacacattattgttaatataatgtaatgttcTGCTACTGTCATACACGTAAGAGGTTTAGTTTGCTATTAACCCGCCATTAAACTTGTTTTAATCATATATtgtctacataaggaaatgcctgtaccaatcaggaatatgacatttctttgatgtgtttgaactttcgATTTAGTCATTTGAAAAGGGACTTTCCAAAACGTTTAGATAAGGGTACAAGAACCCCAATATCCCTGTCACATACTGATGTAATGGACACTGTATAAACCATTCTGAAATagtctttttggtcttttgtggatagttgtctcattggcaatcataccacatcttcttttttatatttgcctgttaaagtgtttctgttacgctttttttttaatatcagttGTTTCACTTTTCATTTGGCTTTGCAAATCTTTTATCCTGAATATAAATGGTGACTTAATAGATACCAGTATCATACGTTCATATTGCACAATGAGGAATTGGAATGAGTGACAAGTGTGACTCCTTTGTATCAATTTGGTGATTTATTCATTGGCTGTCGTCATACTGACGTCAgtataacatatataatacatgttgCTTGTTATTCATTAAAAGATCCCGAAAGCAAAATACAACTGATCAGTACTGAttaattatgttttctttttttttgtatttgaaggtCCAAAAAGTAGCATGTACAAAGTGTTTGTAGATCAGCAAACTAAGCATTTTAGAGAACTAAAATAATAcagtttattcatatatataaatatatttaatgcCATTGTATAAATAAGATTAGAAACAGATTTAACATAAGTAGATACGATTTGAGGTAGCTCCCTGTATCGTGAATATAATGCATAATATTGCCACCATTTCCCTGAAGGTTTGAGCTATCGACGTTAACATTGCAGCTTCTACTAAAAGTAGTATTTCTATACGTTCTATCAATGGGGTACAACAAAGAGTCAAAATCTGAACTGAAGGTAATACGAACAGGTGTGACATTGTCATCCGAATTTGTAACAAACCACAGTGCTTCTATATATCGTATATCAAATGATGTCTCAGTTATAGGGTACAGTTTCATCTTACCGAATCTCCCATATCGCAGAATTAATTGcgagttttgtttttgtattttcatcATGCCGAAAGCTGGGTTGCAGTAAAATCCTACGTAATCATCTTGTTGTGTTGAAATGTTCCAGAGAGGTTCGGGTATCATTTCGTCAAGTGGATATTCAACGGGATTCTTCTTAATCCAAGGTTCTGGGTATGAACACGCTGTTGTATCATTTAACCAGGGATCAAGACCCAGCAACATATCAGCAGACCTACTCAATATTGTTTTGATTGCGTCACTGTTCCCGTTAGATTTGGAACCAGTCATTGAAGCATATATGCCAACTTTCTTATCTGGAAACAACCAAAGGAGTGACGAATAACCAACAATACCACCAGAGTGCCACAGTCTTTTGTAACCTGaattgaaattaataaattatcaaataaaaaactCAATCAGGCAATATTTGCTTTAGCCTTTTGAATTTCATAtacttgtatttattttgtatttggttTTTTCTTTTGAACTTTTTGTCGCGAGCGTACCAGGTGTGGTGAATTTAAGGAACGTGAGTATAATCGCGAAAAATCGGACGGATATGTTTTAATCATTGATTCGGTAGTCCTGCTGGGTCCTTAGATGGTACCTTGGTGTACTGTCCACATAGGAGCTTATGCATCATTAGTTTATGCTCAGTACTGACCTGAGTTAAATGATTATGTTTGTTCCAATTTCAAGCTTAGGTATAAATGGAATAACAAAACTCGCAGAGCATTGAGTGAACTTGATGATAGTGGTTTCAAAACTCGTTTTGTAGACATGAAAATCGTTACCATACGTTTGTACTGTAATTACAATCGAGTTTCGGGGATTCCACCTATCCGGGAAGTGTATTAACAATATTTTCGCACTCAGTAGAAAAACTAATTAGTATTCTTGAAACAATATAATCTTAgctgaaaaaaagaataaacattaCATTCAGATATTAATCTTTAGTTGTATGTTCTATAAATGTAAACATAATTGAATCATACCTCGGTACACTGATGATAACCACCCCATATTGTAAGAGATAACAGCATCAGATATTGGGAATCTGGGTTTATACAAGTTGCCAAATAATGGAGTTGCCATCTGACCCCGATATGTTTCTTTTAATGTTGCATTGTCCACTAGATTATGTCCACTTGAATCCTTGCCTGTATTAAGATGCAACAAAATCCATTCTCCCATGTCTTTTGGGGTGGAATATATAGAACCTGCTGGACCCGAGGGTGATGAAGTACTAAAATATAACAcattaaagataaaaacaaatatagaaCCGGTGGGATCGAATAGAATAATGTCGAATGATAAGTAAAACAACATAACcagtatgataaataaaatatagagaCCAATTTGGCTCTGAAGGTGATGATGCActgcataaataaataaatcacaaTGCAGACAACATTGCTATTTCAGAATCCTTCTGGTTTGAAGTCGTCC contains:
- the LOC139484625 gene encoding uncharacterized protein — protein: MKFDRIFIFCYSFLVLYLEIGDFSITPENIEDLKNFVNNLMSCKKIVGLGLTLVYDNKVILADGFGMANIEKRIPVDKHSKFAIGSLTKAFTSTVIAKVLSENPRYNWDTPIKDILGNDFRLFDDVRTDNINLRDLLGHKVGVPGYFEPLLVGFPENTSREEFIKNIQYQPPVAPIRTKFIYSNYFYALAGYVAEKITGRSWEHLVQEYLFNPLCMKNSGFVDHISSFHEFALGYSYIKETPVKLKEELLYTSSPSGPAGSIYSTPKDMGEWILLHLNTGKDSSGHNLVDNATLKETYRGQMATPLFGNLYKPRFPISDAVISYNMGWLSSVYRGYKRLWHSGGIVGYSSLLWLFPDKKVGIYASMTGSKSNGNSDAIKTILSRSADMLLGLDPWLNDTTACSYPEPWIKKNPVEYPLDEMIPEPLWNISTQQDDYVGFYCNPAFGMMKIQKQNSQLILRYGRFGKMKLYPITETSFDIRYIEALWFVTNSDDNVTPVRITFSSDFDSLLYPIDRTYRNTTFSRSCNVNVDSSNLQGNGGNIMHYIHDTGSYLKSYLLMLNLFLILFIQWH